The Mycolicibacterium boenickei genome has a segment encoding these proteins:
- the gltB gene encoding glutamate synthase large subunit yields the protein MAPSKVGLYNPAYEHDACGVAMVADIHGRRSRDIVDKAITALVNLEHRGAQGAEPNTGDGAGILLQVPDSFLREVVDFQLPEPGSYATGMAFLPQSSRDAAAAAEAVEKIVEAEGLQVLGWREVPTDDSSLGALARDAMPTFRQLFIGGASGMDLERKAYVIRKRAEHELGTKGPGQDGPGRETVYFPSLSGQTFVYKGMLTTPQLKAFYLDLQDERMTSALGIVHSRFSTNTFPSWPLAHPFRRIAHNGEINTVTGNENWMRAREALIRTDVFGTDGLDKIVPVCTPGASDTARFDEVLELLHLGGRSLPHAVLMMIPEAWERHESMDPARRAFYEFHDSLMEPWDGPASVCFTDGTVIGAVLDRNGLRPSRIWVTEDGLVVMASEAGVLPLDPSTVVQKLRLQPGRMFLVDTAQGRIVSDEEIKAQLASEQPYQEWIEAGLFPLDELPPGDYVRMPHHRVVLRQQIFGYTYEELNLLVAPMARTGAEALGSMGTDTPVAILSARPRMLFDYFQQLFAQVTNPPLDAIREEVVTSLQGVIGPEGDLLNPGPDSCRQIVLPQPILRNADLSKLICVDPDHEVRGHKHGMRAAVIRCLYPVNRGGQGLKEALDNVRAKVSEAIREGARIIVLSDRESNETMAPIPSLLSVAAVHHHLVRERTRTKVGLVVEAGDAREVHHMAMLCGFGAAAINPYMAFESIEDMVDRGVIAGISSDKAKANYVKAAGKGVLKVMSKMGISTLASYTGAQLFQAIGVSQEVLDQYFTGLSCPVGGIDLDDIAADVAARHSLAYLDRPDERAHRELEVGGEYQWRREGEYHLFNPDTVFKLQHSTRTGQYSIFKEYTALVDDQSERMASLRGLLKFKDGLRKPISIDEVEPASEIVKRFSTGAMSYGSISAEAHETLAIAMNRLGARSNSGEGGESVNRFEPEENGDWRRSAIKQVASGRFGVTSHYLTNCSDIQIKMAQGAKPGEGGQLPGHKVYPWVAEVRHSTPGVGLISPPPHHDIYSIEDLAQLIHDLKNANPAARVHVKLVSENGVGTVAAGVSKAHADVVLISGHDGGTGATPLTSMKHAGAPWELGLAETQQTLLLNGLRDRIVVQVDGQLKTGRDVVIAALLGAEEFGFATAPLVVSGCIMMRVCHLDTCPVGVATQNPVLRERFNGKPEFVENFFMFIAEEVRELMAQLGFRTVNEMVGQVGALDTTKAAAHWKAHKLDLTPVLYEPESAFMNQDLYCSSRQDHGLDKALDQQLITQSREALDSGSPVRFSAKITNVNRTVGTMLGHEVTKAYGGQGLPDGTIDITFDGSAGNSFGAFVPKGITLRVYGDANDYVGKGLSGGRIVVRPADEAPADFAAEDNIIAGNVALFGATSGEAFLRGQVGERFAVRNSGAHAVVEGVGDHGCEYMTGGKVVILGPTGRNFAAGMSGGVAYVYDPAGVLGENLNTEMVELEALEESDSAWLRDFIAAHVDATDSAVGQRVLSDWENELKHFVKVMPRDYKRVLAAIAEAEKAGENINDAIMAAANG from the coding sequence ATGGCGCCCAGCAAGGTCGGGCTGTACAACCCCGCATACGAACATGATGCGTGCGGTGTGGCAATGGTGGCAGACATTCACGGTCGCCGCAGCCGAGACATCGTGGACAAGGCCATCACGGCACTGGTGAACCTGGAGCACCGCGGTGCCCAGGGTGCCGAGCCGAACACCGGCGACGGCGCAGGCATTCTGCTGCAGGTCCCCGATTCGTTCCTGCGGGAAGTCGTCGACTTCCAGCTCCCGGAACCCGGCAGCTACGCCACCGGTATGGCGTTCCTGCCGCAGTCGTCACGCGATGCCGCCGCGGCCGCGGAAGCTGTCGAGAAGATCGTCGAGGCCGAGGGCCTGCAGGTGCTGGGCTGGCGTGAGGTGCCCACCGACGACTCCTCGCTCGGTGCACTGGCCCGCGACGCCATGCCGACCTTCCGGCAGTTGTTCATCGGCGGCGCCTCCGGCATGGACCTGGAGCGCAAGGCCTACGTGATCCGCAAGCGGGCCGAGCACGAGCTGGGCACCAAGGGACCGGGCCAGGACGGCCCCGGCCGCGAGACCGTGTACTTCCCGAGCCTGTCCGGTCAGACCTTCGTCTACAAGGGCATGCTGACCACCCCGCAGCTCAAGGCGTTCTACCTGGACCTGCAGGACGAGCGGATGACCAGCGCGCTGGGCATCGTGCACTCCCGCTTCTCCACCAACACGTTCCCGTCCTGGCCGCTGGCCCACCCGTTCCGGCGGATCGCCCACAACGGCGAGATCAACACCGTCACCGGCAACGAGAACTGGATGCGCGCCCGTGAGGCGCTGATCCGCACCGACGTGTTCGGCACCGACGGGCTCGACAAGATCGTCCCCGTCTGTACCCCCGGCGCGTCCGACACCGCGCGTTTCGACGAGGTGCTCGAGCTGCTGCACCTCGGTGGCCGCAGCCTGCCGCACGCCGTGCTGATGATGATCCCCGAGGCCTGGGAGCGCCACGAGTCGATGGACCCCGCTCGCCGGGCGTTCTACGAGTTCCACGACTCGCTGATGGAGCCCTGGGACGGGCCGGCGTCGGTGTGCTTCACCGACGGCACCGTGATCGGCGCCGTGCTGGACCGCAACGGCCTGCGCCCCTCCCGCATCTGGGTCACCGAAGACGGCCTCGTCGTGATGGCGTCCGAAGCCGGCGTGCTGCCGCTCGACCCGTCCACTGTCGTCCAGAAGCTGCGCCTGCAGCCCGGCCGGATGTTCCTGGTGGACACCGCTCAGGGCCGCATCGTCTCCGACGAGGAGATCAAGGCTCAGCTGGCCAGCGAGCAGCCCTACCAGGAATGGATCGAGGCGGGCCTGTTCCCGCTCGACGAGCTGCCGCCCGGTGACTACGTGCGGATGCCGCACCACCGCGTGGTGCTGCGCCAGCAGATCTTCGGCTACACCTACGAGGAACTGAACCTGCTGGTGGCGCCGATGGCCCGCACCGGTGCCGAGGCCCTGGGTTCGATGGGCACCGACACCCCGGTGGCCATCCTCTCGGCCCGTCCGCGGATGCTGTTCGACTACTTCCAGCAGCTGTTCGCCCAGGTCACCAACCCGCCGCTGGACGCCATCCGCGAAGAGGTGGTCACCAGCCTGCAGGGCGTCATCGGACCCGAAGGCGACCTGCTCAACCCCGGTCCGGATTCGTGCCGGCAGATCGTGCTCCCGCAGCCGATCCTGCGCAACGCCGACCTGTCCAAGCTGATCTGCGTCGATCCCGACCATGAGGTCCGCGGCCACAAGCACGGCATGCGTGCCGCGGTGATCCGCTGCCTGTACCCGGTCAACCGGGGCGGCCAGGGCCTCAAAGAAGCGCTGGACAACGTCCGCGCCAAGGTGTCCGAGGCCATCCGCGAGGGTGCCCGCATCATCGTGCTGTCCGACCGCGAGTCCAACGAGACCATGGCGCCGATCCCGTCGCTGCTGTCCGTCGCGGCCGTGCACCACCACCTGGTCCGCGAGCGCACCCGCACCAAGGTCGGCCTGGTGGTCGAGGCCGGTGACGCCCGCGAGGTGCACCACATGGCCATGCTGTGCGGCTTCGGTGCCGCCGCGATCAACCCGTACATGGCCTTCGAGTCCATCGAGGACATGGTCGACCGCGGCGTGATCGCCGGGATCAGCAGCGACAAGGCCAAGGCCAACTACGTCAAGGCCGCAGGCAAGGGCGTGCTCAAGGTGATGTCCAAGATGGGCATCTCCACCCTGGCGTCCTACACCGGCGCCCAGCTGTTCCAGGCCATCGGCGTCTCCCAGGAGGTGCTCGACCAGTACTTCACCGGGCTGAGCTGCCCGGTGGGCGGTATCGACCTCGACGACATCGCCGCCGACGTCGCCGCCCGCCACTCGCTGGCCTACCTGGACCGCCCCGACGAGCGCGCCCACCGCGAGCTCGAGGTCGGCGGCGAGTACCAGTGGCGCCGTGAGGGCGAGTACCACCTGTTCAACCCGGACACGGTGTTCAAGCTGCAGCACTCCACCCGCACCGGCCAGTACTCGATCTTCAAGGAGTACACCGCGCTGGTCGACGACCAGAGTGAGCGGATGGCCTCGCTGCGCGGCCTGCTCAAGTTCAAGGACGGTCTCCGCAAGCCGATCTCGATCGACGAGGTCGAGCCGGCCTCCGAGATCGTCAAGCGCTTCTCCACCGGCGCCATGAGCTACGGCTCGATCTCGGCCGAGGCACACGAGACCCTGGCCATCGCAATGAACCGCCTTGGCGCCCGGTCGAACTCGGGTGAGGGCGGCGAGAGCGTCAACCGGTTCGAGCCGGAGGAGAACGGCGACTGGCGCCGCAGCGCCATCAAGCAGGTGGCCTCCGGCCGGTTCGGTGTCACCAGCCACTACCTGACCAACTGCTCCGACATCCAGATCAAGATGGCCCAGGGTGCGAAACCTGGTGAGGGCGGCCAGCTTCCGGGACACAAGGTGTACCCGTGGGTGGCCGAGGTGCGGCACTCGACCCCGGGTGTCGGCCTGATCTCGCCGCCGCCGCACCACGACATCTACTCGATCGAGGATCTGGCGCAGCTGATCCACGACCTGAAGAACGCCAACCCGGCCGCCCGCGTGCACGTCAAGCTGGTGTCCGAGAACGGTGTCGGCACGGTGGCCGCAGGCGTGTCCAAGGCGCATGCCGACGTGGTGCTGATCTCCGGCCACGACGGCGGCACCGGCGCCACCCCGCTCACCTCGATGAAGCACGCCGGTGCGCCGTGGGAGCTGGGCCTGGCCGAGACGCAGCAGACCCTGCTGCTCAACGGCCTGCGCGACCGCATCGTGGTCCAGGTCGACGGTCAGCTCAAGACCGGCCGCGACGTGGTGATCGCCGCGCTGCTGGGCGCCGAGGAATTCGGTTTCGCCACTGCGCCGCTGGTGGTTTCGGGCTGCATCATGATGCGCGTCTGCCACCTCGACACCTGCCCGGTGGGTGTGGCCACCCAGAACCCGGTGCTGCGCGAGCGGTTCAACGGCAAGCCCGAGTTCGTCGAGAACTTCTTCATGTTCATCGCCGAAGAAGTACGTGAACTCATGGCGCAGTTGGGCTTCCGCACCGTCAACGAGATGGTCGGCCAGGTCGGCGCGCTGGACACCACCAAGGCCGCCGCGCACTGGAAGGCCCACAAGCTGGACCTGACGCCGGTGCTGTACGAGCCTGAGTCGGCGTTCATGAACCAGGACCTGTACTGCAGCTCGCGTCAGGACCACGGCCTGGACAAGGCGCTGGATCAGCAGCTGATCACGCAGAGCCGTGAGGCACTGGACAGCGGTTCACCGGTCCGGTTCTCCGCCAAGATCACCAACGTCAACCGCACGGTGGGCACCATGCTCGGCCACGAGGTCACCAAGGCCTATGGCGGGCAGGGGCTTCCGGACGGCACCATCGACATCACGTTCGACGGGTCGGCAGGCAACAGCTTCGGTGCCTTCGTGCCCAAGGGCATCACACTGCGGGTGTACGGCGACGCCAACGACTATGTCGGTAAGGGTCTGTCGGGTGGCCGCATCGTGGTCCGCCCGGCCGACGAAGCGCCGGCGGACTTCGCCGCCGAGGACAACATCATCGCCGGCAACGTTGCGCTGTTCGGCGCCACCAGCGGCGAGGCGTTCCTGCGCGGCCAGGTCGGCGAGCGGTTCGCGGTTCGTAACTCCGGCGCCCACGCGGTCGTCGAGGGTGTCGGCGACCACGGCTGCGAGTACATGACCGGCGGCAAGGTCGTCATCCTCGGGCCCACCGGCCGCAACTTCGCGGCGGGTATGTCCGGCGGTGTCGCCTACGTCTACGACCCGGCCGGTGTGCTGGGCGAGAACCTGAACACCGAGATGGTGGAGCTGGAAGCGCTGGAGGAGTCTGACTCGGCCTGGCTGCGCGACTTCATTGCCGCCCATGTCGACGCAACCGATTCGGCTGTGGGACAACGGGTCCTGTCTGATTGGGAAAACGAGTTGAAGCACTTTGTGAAGGTCATGCCGCGCGACTACAAGCGTGTGCTGGCCGCGATCGCCGAGGCCGAAAAGGCCGGCGAGAACATCAACGACGCGATCATGGCGGCCGCCAATGGCTGA
- a CDS encoding type VII secretion target, with product MTPTLKVNPPVLTTSAQQEETLSSELAALTVGQPLAASAAALAGLQSAAACSQCETVLETARDLLSTEMSQYATKLSSAATEYEKTDSAAAEALGKFAGPVRYETV from the coding sequence GTGACGCCGACACTCAAAGTGAATCCGCCTGTGCTGACCACGTCGGCGCAGCAGGAGGAAACTCTCTCTTCAGAGTTGGCGGCATTGACAGTGGGGCAACCACTGGCGGCGAGCGCCGCGGCCCTCGCGGGTCTCCAGTCCGCTGCGGCATGCAGTCAGTGTGAGACGGTGCTCGAGACGGCCAGAGACCTGTTGAGCACCGAAATGTCGCAGTATGCGACGAAGTTGAGCAGTGCGGCCACAGAGTACGAGAAGACCGACAGCGCGGCTGCCGAGGCATTGGGCAAGTTCGCCGGACCGGTCCGCTACGAGACTGTCTGA
- a CDS encoding glutamate synthase subunit beta — MADPRGFLKHTSKELPTRRPVPLRLKDWKEVYEDFSHDKLQDQASRCMDCGIPFCHNGCPLGNLIPEWNDLVYKDRWRDAIERLHATNNFPEFTGRLCPAPCEASCVLGINQDPVTIKQVEVEIIDNAFDQGWVVPKMPDVQTGKKVAVVGSGPAGLAAAQQLTRAGHTVTVFERADRIGGLLRYGIPEFKMEKRHIDRRLEQMAAEGTQFRPGVNVGVDITVAQLRLNYDAVVLAGGATAWRDLPIPGRELDGIHQAMEFLPWANRVQLGDDVLDENGQPPITAKDKHVIIIGGGDTGADCLGTSHRQGAASIHQFEIMPRPPETRADSTPWPTYPLMFRVSSAHEEGGERVFSVNTEEFTGADGRVTGLRAHEVKMNAGKFEKVEGTDFELKADLVLLAMGFVGPEKEGLLTKLGVELTDRGNVSRDNNFQTSVPGVFVAGDMGRGQSLIVWAIAEGRAAAAGVDRYLMGKTALPAVIKPTAAPQR; from the coding sequence ATGGCTGATCCGCGCGGTTTCCTCAAGCACACCTCCAAGGAGCTTCCGACCCGCAGGCCGGTTCCGCTGCGCCTGAAGGACTGGAAAGAGGTCTACGAGGACTTCTCCCACGACAAGCTGCAGGACCAGGCATCACGATGCATGGACTGCGGTATCCCGTTCTGCCACAACGGTTGCCCGCTGGGGAACCTGATTCCCGAGTGGAACGACCTGGTCTACAAGGACCGGTGGCGCGACGCGATCGAGCGGCTGCACGCCACCAACAACTTCCCGGAGTTCACCGGCCGGCTGTGCCCCGCCCCGTGTGAGGCCTCCTGTGTCCTCGGCATCAACCAGGACCCGGTGACCATCAAGCAGGTCGAGGTCGAGATCATCGACAACGCCTTCGACCAGGGCTGGGTCGTCCCCAAGATGCCCGACGTGCAGACCGGCAAGAAGGTCGCCGTCGTCGGGTCCGGACCGGCCGGACTGGCCGCCGCCCAGCAGCTGACCCGGGCCGGCCACACCGTCACGGTGTTCGAGCGTGCCGACCGCATCGGCGGCCTGCTGCGCTACGGCATCCCCGAGTTCAAGATGGAAAAGCGCCACATCGACCGGCGTCTCGAGCAGATGGCGGCCGAAGGCACCCAGTTCCGTCCCGGCGTCAACGTCGGCGTCGACATCACCGTCGCGCAGCTGCGGCTGAACTACGACGCGGTCGTCCTGGCCGGCGGTGCCACCGCATGGCGTGACCTGCCGATCCCGGGCCGCGAGCTCGACGGCATCCACCAGGCCATGGAGTTCCTGCCCTGGGCCAACCGCGTCCAGCTCGGCGACGACGTCCTCGACGAGAACGGCCAGCCGCCGATCACCGCCAAGGACAAGCACGTCATCATCATCGGCGGTGGCGACACCGGCGCAGACTGCCTGGGCACCTCGCACCGTCAGGGCGCGGCCAGCATCCACCAGTTCGAGATCATGCCGCGGCCGCCCGAGACCCGTGCCGACTCGACCCCGTGGCCGACCTACCCGCTGATGTTCCGCGTGTCCTCGGCCCACGAAGAGGGCGGCGAGCGCGTGTTCTCGGTCAACACCGAGGAATTCACCGGTGCCGACGGTCGCGTGACCGGCCTGCGTGCCCACGAGGTCAAGATGAACGCAGGCAAGTTCGAGAAGGTCGAAGGGACCGACTTCGAACTCAAGGCCGACTTGGTGCTGCTCGCAATGGGATTCGTCGGGCCCGAGAAGGAAGGTCTGCTCACCAAGCTGGGTGTCGAGCTGACCGACCGCGGAAACGTGTCCCGCGACAACAACTTCCAGACCTCGGTGCCCGGCGTGTTCGTTGCCGGCGACATGGGGCGCGGACAGTCGCTGATCGTGTGGGCCATCGCCGAGGGCCGGGCCGCTGCCGCAGGCGTCGACCGCTACCTGATGGGCAAGACCGCCCTGCCTGCGGTGATCAAGCCGACGGCAGCGCCACAGCGCTGA
- a CDS encoding immunity 52 family protein, with protein sequence MTLDFIGSWGDRLESIRESAERMQRSWRAFPQAPGVYSPWSLQLYPEGVLRLQPVPADDLDAIIDAVRLVTERINEGPRTAPGFDLEFVRERLDEPVVAAGGPLFSYYARCGFSGPRALRNHILLGLDPAVGDAPDEQQLVRDYLVALVAAWEPEYVSVCTYAFHKAQRHKKPQQVRVGWMTYIRDDVPLDTSLVPEEVHIEVGDGGRYLTLSGTPEEPSLDQALAIRRALGYPA encoded by the coding sequence ATGACGTTGGATTTCATCGGGTCTTGGGGGGACCGCCTGGAGTCGATCCGTGAGTCGGCCGAACGGATGCAACGTTCGTGGCGGGCGTTTCCTCAGGCGCCGGGGGTGTATTCGCCGTGGTCGCTGCAGCTGTACCCAGAAGGTGTGTTACGCCTGCAGCCCGTGCCCGCCGATGACCTCGACGCGATCATCGATGCGGTCAGGCTCGTGACGGAGCGTATCAACGAGGGTCCTCGGACCGCGCCCGGGTTCGATCTCGAATTCGTGCGGGAGCGGCTGGACGAACCGGTGGTGGCGGCCGGTGGCCCGCTCTTTTCCTACTATGCCCGGTGCGGGTTCTCGGGGCCGCGTGCGCTCCGGAACCATATTCTCTTGGGCCTCGACCCGGCCGTGGGAGACGCTCCCGATGAGCAGCAGTTGGTGCGTGACTACCTCGTCGCTCTGGTCGCCGCGTGGGAGCCGGAGTACGTGTCAGTGTGTACATACGCCTTTCACAAGGCGCAACGGCATAAGAAGCCCCAGCAGGTACGCGTCGGCTGGATGACGTACATCCGCGACGACGTCCCATTGGACACCTCCCTCGTGCCGGAGGAAGTACACATCGAGGTGGGTGACGGCGGTCGGTACCTGACGTTGTCGGGGACGCCGGAAGAGCCGTCCCTCGACCAGGCATTGGCGATTCGCCGGGCGCTCGGATACCCCGCCTGA
- a CDS encoding Tox-REase-5 domain-containing protein — MPATSTTGGTSVTISVVEASRPEQLVAEAANMGRAATAVAAQMDSHRGVVSKLRNAWEGSSADAAVRSADETTVRQQKLHDTLTRTQTALRDGGNQLGATRKTIVDNVAQLKQQGWDVFDDGTVSVRAGGPLDQLARKSPVAAMQIRQLAARNSLQMKTLLAQFGSQDAALAGNLRQATALSYGAGDMKTFVPVVIAAADLALLAALAAGIVTFAAILAFTAEHFPAVDLGDLIDIMPSDVKSDGGPGEWIEANRNGMSERAKAYEEQVSGAPAGTEYEVPREGENPVKFDGWDKEANDGDGLLIEAKGPGYEKFLDKDGDFDTRFGAGKDIEDQLRRQVDAARQAGKEVEWRVAEPRVAEAIERMVAKRGYGDVINVEHVPPA, encoded by the coding sequence GTGCCTGCAACATCGACCACCGGCGGCACGTCGGTCACGATCAGCGTCGTGGAAGCATCCCGGCCCGAGCAGCTTGTCGCGGAGGCCGCCAACATGGGACGGGCGGCTACGGCCGTGGCCGCCCAAATGGATTCGCATCGTGGCGTCGTGAGCAAGCTGCGAAACGCCTGGGAAGGTTCATCCGCAGACGCTGCGGTGCGTTCGGCGGACGAGACGACGGTCCGTCAGCAGAAGTTGCACGACACTCTGACCCGAACGCAGACCGCGTTGCGGGACGGAGGAAACCAGCTAGGGGCGACGCGGAAGACGATCGTCGACAACGTCGCGCAGCTGAAGCAACAGGGCTGGGACGTGTTTGACGATGGCACGGTCAGTGTGCGAGCCGGCGGTCCGCTGGATCAGCTGGCGCGGAAGAGTCCTGTCGCCGCCATGCAGATTCGGCAGCTGGCGGCGCGCAACTCACTCCAGATGAAAACGCTGCTTGCCCAGTTCGGCAGCCAGGACGCCGCTTTGGCCGGGAACCTTCGTCAGGCCACCGCCCTGAGTTACGGCGCGGGTGACATGAAGACCTTCGTGCCGGTCGTCATCGCGGCCGCCGATCTGGCTCTGCTGGCGGCGCTGGCCGCGGGAATCGTCACGTTCGCGGCGATCTTGGCCTTCACCGCGGAGCACTTTCCGGCCGTCGATCTGGGCGATCTCATCGACATCATGCCGTCGGACGTCAAGTCCGACGGGGGCCCGGGCGAATGGATCGAGGCCAATCGCAACGGCATGTCTGAACGGGCGAAGGCCTACGAGGAGCAGGTATCCGGCGCTCCGGCCGGCACCGAGTACGAAGTGCCGCGTGAGGGTGAGAACCCCGTCAAGTTCGATGGCTGGGACAAGGAAGCCAACGATGGCGACGGCCTGCTGATCGAAGCCAAGGGCCCGGGATATGAGAAGTTCCTGGATAAGGATGGCGATTTCGATACGCGGTTCGGGGCTGGGAAGGACATCGAAGACCAGCTCCGACGCCAAGTTGACGCCGCGCGGCAGGCAGGCAAAGAGGTGGAGTGGAGAGTAGCTGAGCCGAGAGTCGCCGAGGCGATTGAGAGAATGGTGGCTAAACGCGGTTATGGCGACGTGATAAACGTCGAGCATGTGCCGCCTGCATGA